One genomic segment of Thunnus albacares chromosome 18, fThuAlb1.1, whole genome shotgun sequence includes these proteins:
- the LOC122967880 gene encoding proteinase-activated receptor 2-like isoform X3, translating into MTLKTRWSHLFLLLCCVQTCLCQSGEYEEDQGPGDGHPRKYEEGQALAGIIPIDSPPVGAMAGIESRHGVHGHPDMIGKVSKEEDVPDKESPDGVAVRPQDKEILSSHLTTIFLPIIYIIVFAVGLPTNTMAIWVFLFRTKKKRPSSIYMANLALADLLFVIWVPLKISYHFNGNNWIYGEGLCKVLVAFFYSNMYCSIAFITCISVQRYWAVVHPLSVQQTNNCISVAVSVTVWVVVWLITIPLYLHDQQVRITNFKPKILTCNDVTRESQVKISAGYFLTMGTLGFVVPTIVCIISYILMLKALRNSMTDAAITKKRRKAVVLMITVLVMFLVCFTPSNIMLLVHYILLLGGADNHLYRFYIATLCLASLNSCIDPFVYYFISKNFRDHVKNTFLCRSERTVKRMKVSFRAPKNSQEQHTMPNSDNTQSTEC; encoded by the exons ATCAAGGTCCAGGAGACGGTCATCCAC GTAAATATGAAGAGG gTCAAGCTCTAGCAGGTATAATACCTATAGACAGTCCACCAG TTGGAGCCATGGCTGGTATAGAGAGCCGACATGGGGTGC ATGGACATCCAGACATGATCGGTAAAGTGAGCAAAG AAGAAGACGTCCCTGATAAAGAGAGCCCAGATGGGGTAGCAGTCAGACCCCAAGACAAGGAAATCCTGAGCAGTCATCTTACAACTATCTTCCTCCCAATCATCTACATCATTGTGTTTGCTGTGGGGCTGCCCACCAACACCATGGCAATATGGGTATTCCTCTTCAGGACTAAGAAAAAGCGCCCGTCGTCAATCTACATGGCAAACCTGGCTCTGGCTGACTTGCTCTTTGTCATTTGGGTCCCCCTGAAGATATCATACCACTTCAACGGGAACAACTGGATCTACGGAGAAGGGCTGTGCAAAGTGCTGGTGGCGTTTTTCTACAGCAACATGTACTGTTCCATCGCCTTTATCACCTGCATAAGTGTCCAGCGTTACTGGGCGGTGGTCCACCCACTGTCCGTGCAACAGACGAACAACTGTATATCTGTTGCCGTCTCCGTCACAGTCTGGGTGGTGGTCTGGCTTATCACCATCCCTCTCTACCTGCATGACCAACAGGTCAGAATAACAAACTTCAAGCCAAAAATCCTTACTTGCAATGATGTTACCAGGGAAAGTCAGGTGAAAATATCAGCTGGCTACTTCCTGACAATGGGAACTCTGGGATTTGTTGTTCCCACTATTGTGTGCATCATATCCTACATCCTCATGCTCAAAGCTCTCAGGAACAGCATGACAGATGCTGCCATCACCAAGAAGCGACGGAAGGCTGTGGTCTTGATGATCACAGTGTTGGTTATGTTTTTAGTGTGCTTCACCCCCAGTAACATCATGCTGCTGGTACACTATATCCTCTTGTTGGGCGGGGCTGACAACCACCTGTACAGATTTTACATCGCCACCCTGTGCCTGGCCAGTCTCAACAGCTGCATCGACCCTTTTGTTTACTACTTTATCTCCAAGAACTTCAGGGATCATGTGAAGAACACGTTCCTCTGCAGGAGTGAGAGAACAGTGAAGAGGATGAAGGTTTCCTTCAGGGCTCCGAAAAACTCACAAGAGCAACACACTATGCCTAACTCAGATAACACACAGAGCACTGAATGCTAG
- the LOC122967880 gene encoding proteinase-activated receptor 2-like isoform X1, with protein sequence MTLKTRWSHLFLLLCCVQTCLCQSGEYEEDQGPGDGHPRKYEEGQALAGIIPIDSPPVGAMAGIESRHGVHGYPRANEVLSNGHPDMIGKVSKEEDVPDKESPDGVAVRPQDKEILSSHLTTIFLPIIYIIVFAVGLPTNTMAIWVFLFRTKKKRPSSIYMANLALADLLFVIWVPLKISYHFNGNNWIYGEGLCKVLVAFFYSNMYCSIAFITCISVQRYWAVVHPLSVQQTNNCISVAVSVTVWVVVWLITIPLYLHDQQVRITNFKPKILTCNDVTRESQVKISAGYFLTMGTLGFVVPTIVCIISYILMLKALRNSMTDAAITKKRRKAVVLMITVLVMFLVCFTPSNIMLLVHYILLLGGADNHLYRFYIATLCLASLNSCIDPFVYYFISKNFRDHVKNTFLCRSERTVKRMKVSFRAPKNSQEQHTMPNSDNTQSTEC encoded by the exons ATCAAGGTCCAGGAGACGGTCATCCAC GTAAATATGAAGAGG gTCAAGCTCTAGCAGGTATAATACCTATAGACAGTCCACCAG TTGGAGCCATGGCTGGTATAGAGAGCCGACATGGGGTGCATGGCTACCCCCGAGCCAACGAAGTACTGAGCAATGGACATCCAGACATGATCGGTAAAGTGAGCAAAG AAGAAGACGTCCCTGATAAAGAGAGCCCAGATGGGGTAGCAGTCAGACCCCAAGACAAGGAAATCCTGAGCAGTCATCTTACAACTATCTTCCTCCCAATCATCTACATCATTGTGTTTGCTGTGGGGCTGCCCACCAACACCATGGCAATATGGGTATTCCTCTTCAGGACTAAGAAAAAGCGCCCGTCGTCAATCTACATGGCAAACCTGGCTCTGGCTGACTTGCTCTTTGTCATTTGGGTCCCCCTGAAGATATCATACCACTTCAACGGGAACAACTGGATCTACGGAGAAGGGCTGTGCAAAGTGCTGGTGGCGTTTTTCTACAGCAACATGTACTGTTCCATCGCCTTTATCACCTGCATAAGTGTCCAGCGTTACTGGGCGGTGGTCCACCCACTGTCCGTGCAACAGACGAACAACTGTATATCTGTTGCCGTCTCCGTCACAGTCTGGGTGGTGGTCTGGCTTATCACCATCCCTCTCTACCTGCATGACCAACAGGTCAGAATAACAAACTTCAAGCCAAAAATCCTTACTTGCAATGATGTTACCAGGGAAAGTCAGGTGAAAATATCAGCTGGCTACTTCCTGACAATGGGAACTCTGGGATTTGTTGTTCCCACTATTGTGTGCATCATATCCTACATCCTCATGCTCAAAGCTCTCAGGAACAGCATGACAGATGCTGCCATCACCAAGAAGCGACGGAAGGCTGTGGTCTTGATGATCACAGTGTTGGTTATGTTTTTAGTGTGCTTCACCCCCAGTAACATCATGCTGCTGGTACACTATATCCTCTTGTTGGGCGGGGCTGACAACCACCTGTACAGATTTTACATCGCCACCCTGTGCCTGGCCAGTCTCAACAGCTGCATCGACCCTTTTGTTTACTACTTTATCTCCAAGAACTTCAGGGATCATGTGAAGAACACGTTCCTCTGCAGGAGTGAGAGAACAGTGAAGAGGATGAAGGTTTCCTTCAGGGCTCCGAAAAACTCACAAGAGCAACACACTATGCCTAACTCAGATAACACACAGAGCACTGAATGCTAG
- the LOC122967880 gene encoding proteinase-activated receptor 2-like isoform X2 codes for MTLKTRWSHLFLLLCCVQTCLCQSGEYEEGKYEEGQALAGIIPIDSPPVGAMAGIESRHGVHGYPRANEVLSNGHPDMIGKVSKEEDVPDKESPDGVAVRPQDKEILSSHLTTIFLPIIYIIVFAVGLPTNTMAIWVFLFRTKKKRPSSIYMANLALADLLFVIWVPLKISYHFNGNNWIYGEGLCKVLVAFFYSNMYCSIAFITCISVQRYWAVVHPLSVQQTNNCISVAVSVTVWVVVWLITIPLYLHDQQVRITNFKPKILTCNDVTRESQVKISAGYFLTMGTLGFVVPTIVCIISYILMLKALRNSMTDAAITKKRRKAVVLMITVLVMFLVCFTPSNIMLLVHYILLLGGADNHLYRFYIATLCLASLNSCIDPFVYYFISKNFRDHVKNTFLCRSERTVKRMKVSFRAPKNSQEQHTMPNSDNTQSTEC; via the exons GTAAATATGAAGAGG gTCAAGCTCTAGCAGGTATAATACCTATAGACAGTCCACCAG TTGGAGCCATGGCTGGTATAGAGAGCCGACATGGGGTGCATGGCTACCCCCGAGCCAACGAAGTACTGAGCAATGGACATCCAGACATGATCGGTAAAGTGAGCAAAG AAGAAGACGTCCCTGATAAAGAGAGCCCAGATGGGGTAGCAGTCAGACCCCAAGACAAGGAAATCCTGAGCAGTCATCTTACAACTATCTTCCTCCCAATCATCTACATCATTGTGTTTGCTGTGGGGCTGCCCACCAACACCATGGCAATATGGGTATTCCTCTTCAGGACTAAGAAAAAGCGCCCGTCGTCAATCTACATGGCAAACCTGGCTCTGGCTGACTTGCTCTTTGTCATTTGGGTCCCCCTGAAGATATCATACCACTTCAACGGGAACAACTGGATCTACGGAGAAGGGCTGTGCAAAGTGCTGGTGGCGTTTTTCTACAGCAACATGTACTGTTCCATCGCCTTTATCACCTGCATAAGTGTCCAGCGTTACTGGGCGGTGGTCCACCCACTGTCCGTGCAACAGACGAACAACTGTATATCTGTTGCCGTCTCCGTCACAGTCTGGGTGGTGGTCTGGCTTATCACCATCCCTCTCTACCTGCATGACCAACAGGTCAGAATAACAAACTTCAAGCCAAAAATCCTTACTTGCAATGATGTTACCAGGGAAAGTCAGGTGAAAATATCAGCTGGCTACTTCCTGACAATGGGAACTCTGGGATTTGTTGTTCCCACTATTGTGTGCATCATATCCTACATCCTCATGCTCAAAGCTCTCAGGAACAGCATGACAGATGCTGCCATCACCAAGAAGCGACGGAAGGCTGTGGTCTTGATGATCACAGTGTTGGTTATGTTTTTAGTGTGCTTCACCCCCAGTAACATCATGCTGCTGGTACACTATATCCTCTTGTTGGGCGGGGCTGACAACCACCTGTACAGATTTTACATCGCCACCCTGTGCCTGGCCAGTCTCAACAGCTGCATCGACCCTTTTGTTTACTACTTTATCTCCAAGAACTTCAGGGATCATGTGAAGAACACGTTCCTCTGCAGGAGTGAGAGAACAGTGAAGAGGATGAAGGTTTCCTTCAGGGCTCCGAAAAACTCACAAGAGCAACACACTATGCCTAACTCAGATAACACACAGAGCACTGAATGCTAG
- the LOC122968968 gene encoding proteinase-activated receptor 2-like, whose translation MVIHVKVQWVQWVHQLKFMYMDQFTSSSLFTVSKQTSYSKLDETNTDGGFHGRGSPDGVEVRSQDKEILSSHLTTIFLPIIYIIVFAVGLPTNAMAIWVFLFRTKKKRPSSIYMANLALADLLFVIWVPLKISYHFNSNNWIYGEGLCKVLVAFFYSNMYCSIAFITCISVQHYWAVVHPLSKQQTNNRIPVAVSVTVWVVVWLITIPLYLHDQQVRITNYNPQILTCHDVTWPSQVKISAGYFLTMGTLGFVVPTVVCIISYILMLKALKNSMKNVAITKKRRKAVVLMITVLVMFLVCFTPSNIMLLVHYILLLGKANNNLYRFYITTLCLASLNSCIDPFVYYFISKDFRDHVKNTFLCRSERTVKRMKVSFRAPKNSQEQHTTPKSGKTQSTEC comes from the exons ATGGTCATCCAC GTCAAGGTCCAGTGGGTCCAGTGGGTCCACCAG TTGAAGTTCATGTATATGGATCAG tttacctcaagctcacttttcactgtctcaaAGCAAACATCTTATTCAAAAttagatgaaacaaacacagatggaGGTTTCCATGGTAGAGGGAGCCCAGATGGGGTAGAAGTCAGATCCCAAGACAAAGAAATCCTGAGCAGTCATCTTACAACTATCTTCCTCCCAATCATCTACATCATTGTGTTTGCTGTGGGGCTGCCCACCAACGCCATGGCAATATGGGTATTCCTCTTCAGGACCAAGAAAAAGCGCCCGTCATCGATCTACATGGCAAACCTGGCTCTGGCTGACTTGCTCTTTGTCATCTGGGTCCCCCTGAAGATATCATACCACTTCAACAGCAACAACTGGATCTATGGAGAAGGGCTGTGTAAAGTGCTGGTGGCGTTTTTCTACAGCAACATGTACTGCTCCATCGCCTTTATCACCTGCATAAGTGTCCAGCATTACTGGGCGGTGGTCCACCCACTGTCCAAGCAGCAGACAAACAACCGTATACCCGTTGCCGTCTCCGTCACAGTCTGGGTGGTGGTCTGGCTTATCACCATCCCTCTCTACCTGCATGACCAACAGGTCAGAATAACAAACTACAATCCACAAATCCTTACCTGCCATGATGTAACCTGGCCCAGTCAGGTGAAAATATCAGCTGGCTACTTCCTGACAATGGGAACTCTGGGATTTGTTGTTCCCACTGTTGTGTGCATCATATCCTACATCCTCATGCTCAAAGCTCTCAAGAACAGCATGAAAAATGTTGCCATCACCAAGAAGCGACGGAAGGCTGTGGTCTTGATGATCACAGTGTTGGTTATGTTTTTAGTGTGCTTCACCCCCAGTAACATCATGCTGCTGGTACACTATATCCTCCTGTTGGGCAAGGCCAACAACAACCTGTACAGATTTTACATCACCACCCTGTGCCTGGCTAGTCTCAACAGCTGCATCGACCCTTTTGTTTACTACTTTATCTCCAAGGACTTCAGGGATCATGTGAAGAACACGTTCCTCTGCAGGAGCGAGAGGACAGTGAAGAGAATGAAGGTGTCCTTCAGGGCTCCGAAAAACTCACAAGAGCAACACACCACGCCTAAGTCAGGAAAAACGCAGAGCACTGAATGCTAG